Within the Thermoanaerobaculales bacterium genome, the region CGATCGGCACGGTCGAGACCAAGACGATCTGGGTCACCAACAGCTCGGATCCGATGGGCGAGATCCGGTGCGGCGACCGGGTGCTCACCGCGGGCGACCCGGACACCCTCGACTGCCCGATCCCGGCGAACATCGCCGCGACCGCGGTGCGCTGGGCGCACGTGGCGGTGGCGAACGCCGACTACCCGTGTACGCCGGGCGTGGACTGCCCGGCGCAGCAGCTGGCGAGCCGGCAGATCCTGATCGACCGTGCGCCCGACGCGGTCATCACCATCGATCCGCCCAATCCGATCACCGGTGACACGGTCAGCCTGCAGGGGACGGCCGAGGGGACTCCGGGAGGGGGTGCCTCTCACCCTTTTGAGTGGCGGGTCACCTGGCTGGACGGGGTGCCGCCGGTGGTGACGGACTACAGCGGCAACCCGGTGACCGGCGTAGAGCTCGACCACAGCGGCTCCTGGCAGATCCGGCTGCGGGTGAACTACGAGCATCAACCGGAGGCGCCGGAGGGTGATCTCGACGGTGACGGGCTTTACGAGGCGCAGCGGTTCGAGACGCTCGAGATCAGCTCGGTGGCGGCGGACTTCACGATCACGCCGGCGAGCCCGCTGACGACCGAGGCGATCACGCTCGACGGCAACGCCACCAACTCGACGCCCGGTGCGGCCCTGTCGTGGGACTGGGAGGTGACCGGGGCGACGACCTACAGCGGCTGTCCGAACAACGTGATCTGCACGATCCCGGCCGACACCTTGAACGCGGGGCAGCACACGATCACGCTGACCGTGACCAACACCGGCAACGGCGACGTGTCGACCGAATTCAAGACGGTCAACGTCGTCGACGGGTCGGTGCAGCTCGAGTTCTCGATGTCGGACACCACGCCGGACAAGGGCCAGACGGTGTTTTTCGACATCGAGGGCGTGGCCGGCGACATCGACAGCGCGACCTGGAACTTCGGCGGGCCGGGGTGCTCGCCGTACACCCAAACCTTCGTCTGCACGCCCGACCAGTACACCGACTGCATGTCGGCGTCCTACCAGTACTCGACGTCGGGGACCAAGACGGTGACTCTGACCATCGTCTTCCAGGGCACCACGTTCGGGCCGGTGCAGCACCAGCTCACGGTGTCGACCGCCGGCTCGTGCGACGGCGGCGGCGGTGGTGGTGGCGGCGGCGGCGGTGGCGGCGGCGGCACCTGCACCTACAACCTGAACCCGACCTCGGCTCAGGTGGCCGCGGGGGCCGGCTCGGGGCAGTTCAGCGTGCTGACCCAGCTCGGCTGCCCGTGGACGGCGCAGTCGCTGGAGGGCTGGATCTCGATCACCTCGGGGGCGAGCGGCAGCGGGCCGGGGAGCGTGCAGTACGCCTACCAGTCGAACCCGAACCCGGCACCGCGCAGCGGCGAGATCAGCGCCGCGGGCAAAACCTTCACCCTCAACCAGTACGCGCTGATTCCCACCGACTTCACGGTCTCGGTCACGGATCCGGAGATCGGGGAGGAGGTGGTGTTCACCGTCGACTCCGCCTTGGTCCCGGTGAGCTGGGACTTCGGCAGCCCGGATTGCGGCTGGACCGGGCCGACCGTCAGCTGCGCCACGAACCCGGCGGCGTGCCGGGACATCTCGTGGCACTTCCCGCAGGCGGGGCTGTTCGACGTCACGCTCACCACCACGACCGGGTCGCGGACGCGGACGGTGTGGGTGCGCAACGTCGGCGTGTGCCCGGACATCTGCTACGCGACCGGGGCGCCCGACCCGGCGTTCACGATGACGCCGAACCCGGTGCAGGCCGGGACCGACGTGACCTTCTTCCACAGCGAGGAGCCGATCGTCGAGGTCTGCGAGTTCACGATCGACCCGGACGCCGCGTCCTATCCGGCCGCGGGCGGCGCCGGCACGGTGCTGGTCACTACCGCGGACGGCTGCGACTGGCTTTCGAGCACCGACCGCGACTGGATCGAGGTGACCTCCGACCTGATGGGCAGCGGCTCGACCATCGTCAGCTACACGGTGGCGCAGAACACCGGGGCGGACCGGGTGGGCCACGTCTACATCGGCGGCCGGATGGTGACGGTCAGCCAGCAGGGCGTGGGCGCGATGGCGGACGGGGGCGGCGGGGCAGAGCCCAAGATCCTGCTGCCGATCGGCCTCACCGTGAGCAACCCGAGCCCGCAGATCGGCGAGGAGATCATCTTCGAGATCACGGGCGCCAGCGGCGACGTCGAGGCCCACTGGAACTTCGGCGGCGCGGGCTGCGCCCCCTACAGCCAGACCTTCGTCTGCGAGCCGATCTACACCAACTGCCAGGAGACGACCTACAAGTACTCGTCGGCCGGGGCCAAGACGGTGACCGTCCAGGCGTACAACCCGGACACCGGCGTCCTCATCGGCTCTGGGATGGTCAACCTGACGGTGCAGGCGAGCGGCTCCTGCGGCGGCTGCACCTACACGCTCTCCCCGCTGTCGCGCGACTTCCCGGCGGCCGGCGGCACCGGCACCGTCAGCGTGGCCACCGACGCCGGCTGCGCGTGGACCGCCGATCCCTCGCACAGCTGGATCTCGATCACCTCGGGCGGCAGCGGCAACGGGCCGGGGACGGTGAACTACAGCGTCGCCGCCAACAGCGGCGTGGCGCGCCAGGGCAACATCGACGTCGAGAACCGGCTGCACACCATCAACCAGGCAGCTGCGGGCGGTGGTGGCGGCGGCGGTGGCGGCGGCGGCACCAACACCGACGCCACCGAGTGGTCGTGGACGGTGAGGCTCGACGGGGCGCCGGTGTTCACCAGCAGCGAGCCCAACTTCATCCACCGCTTCACCACCGCCGGCCTCTACACGGTCGAGCTGGTGGCCGGCAACTGCTTCGACTCCGCGAGCTCGACGCAGCTGCTCGAGGTGACGGCCCCACCGCCACCGGAGGACTTCCTGGTGCCGGCGGCGGCCCACACCCCGGGGCTCAATGAGACCGTGTGGCGGACCGACCTGCGGATCTTCAACCCGTGCCTCGACACGGTGGACGTCACCATCGAGTACCTGCCGGAGGCGACCAACAACTCGAACACGGTCATCCACGGCCTCCAGTTCGCACTGGCGCCGGACGCCACCCACATCTTCGACGACATCGTCCAGCAGATCCCGGGGATCCAGGGCGACGACAACAAGGGCTCGCTGCGCTTCACCTTCGACGGCGGCAACGGGTGCACGCCGCTGATCGTGTCGCGCACCTACAACGACACCCCGGAGGGGACCTTCGGGCAGTACGTGCCGGCGGTGCCGGTGGTGCCGCTCGACCAGGACCGGGTGTTCCTGACCGGGCTGGTGGACAACTTCTACTACCGCACCAACGTCGGCCTGGCCAACTTCGGGCCCGACGACGCCGGCGGCATCGGGATCACTGTCTACGACGAGTTCGGAGCTCAGATCGGCGACACCATCACGACCTGGGTGCCGGGCTACTCGACGCGCCAGATCGTGGAGGTGATCGAGGCGGCCGGCATCCTGACCGACGTCAACATCTTCTCGGCGGCGATCGACACCAACGGCGCCGACCTGACCATGTACGGCTCGGTGGTCGACAACATCACCGGCGATCCCGTGTACTACGCGCCG harbors:
- a CDS encoding PKD domain-containing protein, with product MEVTMPSSRPSRLRAVSHLGAAALVMALVIPGAAVAQAPPECLSDLGTLVQSLNCLGTPTVPKFFEASTFSWSGTDQLAVNNGNHLLLWSINNPQSPIEGDESNFGVGNQGDSDYDLLNYSICDDCRWGVATYKLGTVLFDLGTGALPHFGTKQFYGTSLDPRGAFTFKFGSQQYLLANYLPDDCGGQGDATLYRYSGVTSIERIGCVDVPGFAGKFINGVKVEGDGTTYLYLGFYDNWIYIYEVQPFGNVISLAFVEKSGIRASMARGKGLAIDATVDLAVSSFVNDGMHVWDISNPTHPVQTAFVAGNLGLAAMRYPYAWVAQPMNPDSSKTFNIENPANVVELDPNFWDSDQPWNNHNPPPAEQCEWPTSAVFSPDATTMFLTRYNVTQMVDFTACGGPIQPTASMSVAPSPAFPGDTVTVTDTSIGTVETKTIWVTNSSDPMGEIRCGDRVLTAGDPDTLDCPIPANIAATAVRWAHVAVANADYPCTPGVDCPAQQLASRQILIDRAPDAVITIDPPNPITGDTVSLQGTAEGTPGGGASHPFEWRVTWLDGVPPVVTDYSGNPVTGVELDHSGSWQIRLRVNYEHQPEAPEGDLDGDGLYEAQRFETLEISSVAADFTITPASPLTTEAITLDGNATNSTPGAALSWDWEVTGATTYSGCPNNVICTIPADTLNAGQHTITLTVTNTGNGDVSTEFKTVNVVDGSVQLEFSMSDTTPDKGQTVFFDIEGVAGDIDSATWNFGGPGCSPYTQTFVCTPDQYTDCMSASYQYSTSGTKTVTLTIVFQGTTFGPVQHQLTVSTAGSCDGGGGGGGGGGGGGGGTCTYNLNPTSAQVAAGAGSGQFSVLTQLGCPWTAQSLEGWISITSGASGSGPGSVQYAYQSNPNPAPRSGEISAAGKTFTLNQYALIPTDFTVSVTDPEIGEEVVFTVDSALVPVSWDFGSPDCGWTGPTVSCATNPAACRDISWHFPQAGLFDVTLTTTTGSRTRTVWVRNVGVCPDICYATGAPDPAFTMTPNPVQAGTDVTFFHSEEPIVEVCEFTIDPDAASYPAAGGAGTVLVTTADGCDWLSSTDRDWIEVTSDLMGSGSTIVSYTVAQNTGADRVGHVYIGGRMVTVSQQGVGAMADGGGGAEPKILLPIGLTVSNPSPQIGEEIIFEITGASGDVEAHWNFGGAGCAPYSQTFVCEPIYTNCQETTYKYSSAGAKTVTVQAYNPDTGVLIGSGMVNLTVQASGSCGGCTYTLSPLSRDFPAAGGTGTVSVATDAGCAWTADPSHSWISITSGGSGNGPGTVNYSVAANSGVARQGNIDVENRLHTINQAAAGGGGGGGGGGGTNTDATEWSWTVRLDGAPVFTSSEPNFIHRFTTAGLYTVELVAGNCFDSASSTQLLEVTAPPPPEDFLVPAAAHTPGLNETVWRTDLRIFNPCLDTVDVTIEYLPEATNNSNTVIHGLQFALAPDATHIFDDIVQQIPGIQGDDNKGSLRFTFDGGNGCTPLIVSRTYNDTPEGTFGQYVPAVPVVPLDQDRVFLTGLVDNFYYRTNVGLANFGPDDAGGIGITVYDEFGAQIGDTITTWVPGYSTRQIVEVIEAAGILTDVNIFSAAIDTNGADLTMYGSVVDNITGDPVYYAPAGTDEIKAWIPGIAHLPGANQSLWRSDITFLNDTDSLISARVDYVPEESLGYSPFMIMNIDPGNALYYVDILGVSMLPPETDSKGYFVVTSLGDYAVPHMVARTYNVATEGGTFGQNLVVFDEGDLIHEGESGFIPGVGNSPSQDQGFRTNVGVLNTDTENGATVSVTLYDTAGGIAAHLSSYWIPPAKFVQYNIFQALGIGDQELHASIEVHVVSGGPIAVYASEIDNRTQDPILVPAVTPQSMQR